In Nycticebus coucang isolate mNycCou1 chromosome 24, mNycCou1.pri, whole genome shotgun sequence, a single window of DNA contains:
- the TCIM gene encoding transcriptional and immune response regulator has product MRAKLSHRAITTMSTSLRVSPSIHGYHFDTASRKKAVGNIFENIDQESLQRLFKNSGDKKAEERAKIIFAIDQDLEEKTRALMALKKRTKDKLFQFLKLRKYSIKVH; this is encoded by the coding sequence ATGAGAGCAAAGCTGAGCCATCGAGCCATCACCACCATGTCCACCTCACTGAGGGTCAGCCCATCCATCCACGGCTACCACTTCGACACAGCCTCTCGCAAGAAAGCCGTGGGCAACATCTTTGAAAACATAGACCAAGAATCGCTGCAGAGGCTCTTCAAAAACTCCGGAGACaagaaagcagaggagagagCTAAGATCATTTTTGCCATAGATCAAGATTTGGAGGAGAAAACGCGAGCCCTGATGGCCCTGAAAAAGAGGACGAAAGACAAGCTTTTCCAGTTTCTGAAACTGCGGAAATATTCCATCAAAGTTCACTGA